tttattataaatgtacaaaatacaAGTACTTGAACAACAAATGCAGTTCAGCATCTATCACTCCTAAAGTGCAAAATAGTGCAGAAGTGATAGAAACAGCTGCAACAGGGGCAACATGGCTGCTCCTACCAGCAGAGCTGCAGAGTCTCTGGAGAAATACACGGCAGAAAAGGCTCGACCGCGGTCTTCCGAAGTTTGGGAATACTTCAGTCATGACACCTTTCCTGCACCTCTACTGTGGCTGATGTTAATGACGCTGTTTAAgccattttatgttttttgtttacttattCTGTCATGTAAGAGTGAGACAAATTATTGTTTACGACTCCTCCTACACACTGTAGCCTAAATCGTTCCTTGCTCACTGAAGTAAGCTTAACTATAAGCTACCTTTGCTAGTGTTTGTTAAAACATGTTTCTCTAGTTatgaaatcattccatgttttaGCATCTATTTCAACATTAAAGTCAAATATGTGTATTGACATAAGTAAAAACTATTGCTGTGATTATTAACAATAAATTTAACATCATATCAATTGAAAAATTAGTTGTTAGATGAGTCGAATAATCGAAAAAATAATCACTAGATTAATCGTTTAAACAATCGTTTGGGACAGCactataaaaaaacattttaaacactaCAGTTACCAGGTTAACCAACATTTAATTTCTGCAGGATTTTTGTGGTGAGGAACATAATCTGGCATTTCTCCTCCATGCCACAGACAGGCATTGTCCTGTAAGACCTCTTACTCTAACCCAGCAATTAGGAGGGATGCCAGTGCCTGTACTGAAAAGCCTGCATTAATCTATCCTGTCAATAGTTTCACCAGCATCCATTACATTTGTGCACGTCTGCTTTTCCCATTGTGATCTGTCCTGACGGCACCAAATCAGAATTTCTGAATTGCCAGACAGCAGGCTGGACTGCAGCACGACTGCAGCATTCCATGTAATATTACATATACAGAAAGACATTTCTTATTAATGATTTTGCCTCCAAAACAGCAACCAAGCAGCTGTTACAGTAACAGAACTGGAGCATAAAATGTACAGGACTCCAGGCTCAGGGGACTGGATATCAGTAACGGACAATAGACCAAGTAACCGAGAGTCAGGGTCTGACAGTGACTGACCGGCGACTGTCACCTGGCTTAGGTTCCACACAAAGCTGGATAAAGCTTGTTATGTGGCTTTCAGTTCAAACTTCCTAGAACTCTGTCGTAGAactctgacagttttttttttttttttaaaaaaggcttTATATAtacgcatttttttttttttttacatatttttacatCATAACTGAATGTGGCTGGCTGATCGATTGTTTTCCAGAGACTAAAAAAACGACCAGAACCACCAGCACTCCCCCGTCAGAAGGCAAATATTTAGTTAATCTAGATATCATTTTGTTTTCATGCTTCAGCATTCGTGGTTTATGCGGCGCGTGTGTGTGCGACAGGTAAGATCAGCAGCACTGCGGCCGATGTCACAGAGGGAGACCGGGATCAGCAGCACTGCGGCCGATCTCACACAGAGGGAGACCGGGATCAGCAGCACTGCGGCCGATGTCACAGAGCGAGACCGGGATCGGCAGCACTGCGGCCGATCTCACAGAGGGAGACCGGGATCAGCAGCACTGCGGCCGATCTCACAGAGGGAGACCGGGATCAGCAGCACTGCGGCCGATGTCACAGAGGGAGACCAGGATCAGCAGCACTGCGGCCGATCTCACAGAGGGAGACCGGGATCAGCAGCACTGCGGCCGATGTCTCACAGAGGGAGACCGGGATCAGCAGCACTGCGGCCGATGTCTCACAGAGCGAGACCGGGATCGGCAGCACTGCGGCCGATCTCACAGAGGGAGACCGGGATCAGCAGCACTGCGGCCGATGTCTCACAGAGCGAGACCGGGATCGGCAGCACTGCGGCCGATCTCACAGAGGGAGACCGGGATCAGCAGCACTGCGGCCGATCTCACAGAGGGAGACCGGGATCAGCAGCACTGCGGCCGATGTCACAGAGGGAGACCAGGATCAGCAGCACTGCGGCCGATCTCACAGAGGGAGACCGGGATCAGCAGCACTGCGGCCGATGTCTCACAGAGGGAGACCGGGATCAGCAGCACTGCGGCCGATGTCTCACAGAGCGAGACCGGGATCGGCAGCACTGCGGCCGATCTCACAGAGGGAGACCGGGATCAGCAGCACTGCGGCCGATGTCTCACAGAGCGAGACCGGGATCGGCAGCACTGCGGCCGATCTCACAGAGGGAGACCGGGATCAGCAGCACTGCGGCCGATCTCACAGAGGGAGACCGGGATCAGCAGCACTGCGGCCGATGTCACAGAGGGAGACCAGGATCAGCAGCACTGCGGCCGATGTCTCACAGAGGGAGACCGGGATCAGCAGCACTGCGGCCGATGTCTCACAGAGGGAGACCGGGAACCCACCTTTGGGCCTTGGCCGTGCCGTCTCGGGCCGCGTCTGACGCCGAAGCGTGGCCGGCACGATCTCGGGGGGCAGGTGCAGGAAGTCTCTCAGGTACTGGATGCCCTCGTTGGTGAGGTACCAGTAGAAGTGGCGCCAGGCGAACTGCTCCTTTACGTAGCCACGAGACTTCAGGGACTGCAAAGGGAGGGATCGAGACAAGTTAAAGGCTGCCAGGTAAcacaaagtatttaaaaaaaagaaaatagaaCACCCATTATAATAGTCTGGTACATAATCCCACTTGGTTAATTATGCCTAAAAAGTGAAATTTCCCCTTCAGCCACTTCAGGTGAGGAAACAAATATTTAGGTGTTACACGGCCAAAAAGTAGCAACCAGACACGGCTAAATGCCACCTCCTGCGTAATATTTCATTACAGGCAAACACTGCGACCAAACACTTGGTCAATCAAAGGTATGCAGCTCGTATCCGTTGTTTTAAGCGGTAAAAAGAAACCCTGTCCGCATCATCAGCCCTAATTTCATTCAAAATGATGcacaactgagaaagcagggtcagccactccctggagcaactggggttaagggccttgctcaggggctcaTTGGCAGCATCACTCAGCTGACCACGGGATTAGAACCAGTGACCTTCAAATTATGCACAGAGTCCTAAGCCATGGAGCCACACACCATCCCTTTAAAGGACTGCTTTAGTATTAAAGTATTAATGGATGGCTGATCTAAAATGACAGACATGTATAGAAAGCCTAGGTGATGCCTGATGAAAAGCAGCAACTGGTTGAATCAACCACCCCGTGCTCTCAGTTACTGCCACTAAACAAGGATGAAGCATTAGACAGGAAGCCTGTTGCTGCACAGAGACTGCACTGCCGTCTCAAAGCTCCAAGGCAATGGGTTCCAATCCCACtgccactgtgtgtgtgtggagtttcatGTTTACATGAGATTCTTCAAGGTAGACCAGTATCTTCCAGTAACAAAGACAGCTTGTCTAACTGGTGTCCCTAAATTAATAGAGAATGACTGTATCTGAGTATCTGCCCCAAGCTGAACTATAATCCTGCCCAGGCCTTGTGCCCAGACCTGCCCAGGATGGGATCCAAACCCTCTTGGACCATTAGTGGTTTGAAGACAGATGTTATGGCAGCAGATCCCCTAGCAGTGCTCAAGCCTCCATTCCAAGCAGCCCTTGGCTGGGCAGAGACTCACGTGAGGCCCGACAAGGACGGAAAGACGCCTACCTGCATGGCTTTCATGACATGAAGGTTGGGAACGTTCTTGTCTGCCAGCTCGGGGTGCTTGGCGAGGTGCACATCCTTTTTGGCCACCATTACGCCCTCCTTGAAGAGGAGCTCATAGATGGCAACGCGATTCTTCTTGGGCATCAACATCTGCAAGGACAGACATCAAGAGCTATGTATAGGGAGACCTTTAACTGTACCAGAAAGTAAACAGCTTTACATAAGGCTGGGTATTTCACAAGCACTACAAGTGTTACTTGTACATGACAGATGATCACGGTTTACAGCCATTACGTGGATGTTCCGGAAAGTTGGCAACCGAAGTGAAACCTCATACTAGATTGGAAATAGCAtggctaactagctagctagcaACTTAAGTTT
This genomic interval from Paramormyrops kingsleyae isolate MSU_618 chromosome 8, PKINGS_0.4, whole genome shotgun sequence contains the following:
- the rps10 gene encoding small ribosomal subunit protein eS10 yields the protein MLMPKKNRVAIYELLFKEGVMVAKKDVHLAKHPELADKNVPNLHVMKAMQSLKSRGYVKEQFAWRHFYWYLTNEGIQYLRDFLHLPPEIVPATLRRQTRPETARPRPKGLEGERPARLARGEADRDTYRRSAAPPGADKKAEAGAGAATEFQFRGGFGRGRGQQPQ